The Gossypium arboreum isolate Shixiya-1 chromosome 4, ASM2569848v2, whole genome shotgun sequence DNA segment ataaacacagcgggagcatttgttaagccgaaaggcatgacaagaaactcatagtggccatatcGCATCCTAAAAtaggttttaggcacatctgcttctttaactcgtagttgatagtagctagatctcaagtctatcttagaaaaccatgCTAATCCCAtcagttggtcaaacaagtcgtcaattTGCAGCaacgggtatttgttcttgatcatcCTCTTATTTAATTGCCGGTAATCTATGTACGACCTCATAGATctattttttttcacaaataacaccggagcaccccacggtgaaaagcttggtctcatgaaacccttgtcggtcaattcttgcaactgtgactttagttCTTTCAGCTCAGTCGGGGCCATCCGATATGGAGCAATCAAAATAGGCGTGGTCCCTAGCATTAGctttataccaaattcaacctcttatTAGGGGGTAACCCAGGCAATTCTTCTGAGAATACATCCACATATTCACTTACAATCGGTACTGACTCAACCTTCAACTCTAATTCCTTAGTATTcattacaaatgccaaataagcttcacatcctttcTTCAAACACTTCTGGGCAGACATGGAGGATATCACCATAGGCAAGTTCCCTGGCTCACCTGATTAAACCCAAAAGGTTtcactattttcacattttaatttaacaaccttttgtctacaatttactacagcatcatggaatgtcaactagtccatacccaatatgacatcaaactcatcaaagggtacCAGGATCCaatcagccagaaaacaatgacctttaactactaaaggacatttcttacatactttatcgactatcacatgtttgcctaatgggtttgacactttaatcataagtTTTGTAGACCCAATAGGTATATTAGTGCTAGACACCAACTTcatacacacatacgaatgagtagaaccagggttaatcaaagcaataatagtaTTATCATAGAGAGAGAATGTACaggtgatcacatcaggagaggATGCATCTTcacgtgcacgtatggcataggttTTAGCCAGAGATCTAGCTTTAGACCTTACGGTCATGTCTCTCGTCACATTCTTGCTACCAGCCTCAACTCCAACGTTCTTCTGAGGTCTTCCTTTGAAATTGGTGCCATTTGGCCTTGTACTCTGAAATTTCTCTTTGCCAGTCATTTCGGGGCAATATTTAATAATGTGGACTtaagaaccacatcgaaaatagAATCCATTATTAATTCTACACTTGCCGAAATGATTTCAACCACAATCCTGGCATTCTGGTTTGGAAGATCCGACATTGCCCACGCTAGCCACTGATGTAGCCTGAGACTTAAAATCTGAATTCTGCTTTTTACGATTCCTGTATGAATTTCCAACTAAGACATGTGAACGAGAATAcatctctctagatttcttagactgggaTGGCAATGACTTACTCATGTACCTCTTTCTTGTATCTCTTACATCAGACTCAGCCTTCTTCCTCTCTTTAACCAAggcttcagctttacaagcccgtTTAACatgtaccacaaattctttcaactcgagaatacccactaatgtcttaatatcctcattgagcccatcttcaaatcttttacacatctTAGCTTCGGAGggtacacactctcgagcatatttgctaagtctaacgaattctctctcatattcacTGACTATCATATGACCTTacttcaattccaggaattccttacgcttctgttcgatgaatctttcactgatgtatttatttcaaaattcctCTCGAAAGAATTCCCTAGTAACCCTCTCTGGTGGTACTACAGATATCAGCGTTCTCCACCAGTGATACGCCGCATCTATCGATagggatatggcacattttaaacacccttcgggtgtacatgacaattcatcaaatactcgtattgagttctctaaccagaactctgctCTTTCAGGGTCATCATTGGTATTTGCCCTAAATTCTTCGGGACCTTGTTTTCGAATTCTATTAATAGGTGTTCTAgcaaatctcatgaaatccatATGTTGAGGCATCACAGGTGCGGGTTGAGGGTTTGGGAGAGGTCGgagaggttgagcatttgggttcattcgaacgaactccatataccatgcactcatcatgtggagaaaggcctctCTGCCTCCTTCTCCCCTACTGACAGTTTCGGGCCTACTTTCAGATGGCACCGCTCCTTCCGCTAGGTAGgtgcgttactttctacatcatccaccactgctctgtcgggatccatttgctctatgaaaacacattttattattgttaggattcgtcacactatcttcacttatatatatatatatataagtatggcatgtatagctagactcaaatacgctaggttagtccgagaattgactaaactaaatgtaacaccccatgccCGTGCCCCACGCCAGGTTGGAATATAAGGCATTACTtaacttaaacttatgcatatagacattttcataacaccaaaacatggtcaaattaaaaaattttaaattttatttataaactccttaatTAGAGTCcactaagcccaaaacatcctTTGGAACCGATTCAAAAACAACCcgagtcctttaaagaactctgaAAGTAACTCTTaacataggggcacacgcccgtgttggagGGGCAGCACGCCCGTatgacatttcaacatggtcgtgctattggccagtgtagctcacacggcctaagtaaTACAGgagcacgcccgtgtcctatacccgtgtggaattaattctaaatgcaaacctacagggttttcacatggcctagaacatgcccgtgtctctggtcagtgtccttcacacgaccatcgcacgcctgtgtcctagcccgtgtgcaaaaatttggacattctatttatgaggTCAACAATACTTAAaggccacatggccaaggcatacgccagtgtgctaggccgtacccttcacatggctgagacacacggtcgtgtctctgcccgtgtgtttactaccatacatactgacttacaattctTACGCGCCGGGACACATAACCATATCACACGCTCATATGGTGAATCGTGTGTCAcatacagcctagacacatgcccgtgtgcctacccatgtagacaaaataaggctatttactaagccttttggtcacccttacttatgtaacctgCACAAAGATTATCCTATACTAATAtaagggcacatcacatagccaaaataaccacaatagacaacatttcatttacttatccatgaaaatatcatcttctatttataaataaaaatgagTATTGAAtatcatccatggccttatacaaagtgagtatcatattcatcatatgagccaacacattatggctaactaacaaaacactaaaaAAAGACtcgagtccttatacatgccagaaaacaaaacaatgaaactagctataccaaggtcttgagtgatagtgtgatcgaagcttttgatgtCATTAGATCCTTGATGCTAGCTTGGcagcactataaggaaagaaaagaaatgagTGTAAGCctaggagcttagtaagtacatatatgcaaataaagtgtaattataagaaaatcatattcattcaacggtagcttgtcatgcttaaaagatataaatcacttaacgtctctatcttactcttcttttcattcatgtatacttaatacacctaGTTCTTTACTTAAGTCCTAACCATGAGTTTGGTATACATACCTtatcaaagtattcaccaactaaatcttcgggttacccattgaactttcgaaatACATATGGATACGCAAGGGATTTGCATCTAAATGCCATATAAGAAATCAGggctacctcgtgctatgaaaTGCTCACATTttagctactcacgggccttttcATCAAGTTAGGACCCGgaccccatagctatcatgtaacaTATGCTCATTGAGGCACTCATGGGTCTGTATACAAAGTCAGTACCCAGACCTACGTTACTTATaccatttatctcatgaacttagactcaactcatgagttcagtccccataaatttcataacatgcccctttgtatcctatgctatgtctaaggttcaacggggtttcatatctaatcgaatagcatcgcatttgctcacattgtaatttactggcataacatgtaacaccccgtactagaatccgttaccggagtcgaatacaaggtgcacacagacttaacttaattgttttcacagtccataaaaaaaaaacttccagacaagctggttattgcgtcactgtcgtcttaaaaataatatctggagtttcaaaactcgaaaatcagttttgtaatttttccctgaaactagactcatatttccatctacatatttttttctagaatttttggtcaagcaaattagtacaattttttagttaaagtatcccatgctaaaggggttgactacactgaccttcgtgcattacagcTTGAacatctccctgtgcagggcttcaatactgatgccgtttatttctatagaaactagactcaaagaggaatctatacatatatggtatgactcctaattatctctggttaatttataatgaatttccaaagtcgggacagggaatccagaaaccgttctggccctgtttcacgaatacctaaatatctcttaggatacaactcatatgaccgtttcgtttcttccatatgaaagtagattcgtcaaggctcatttacataatttattcactatttaattccatttctgctatttttagtgatttttcacatccacaccactgctgctgtcagcatctgttactaaaacaaactatgcctatttcatgacttttccttgatttaactaataattcatcatgcatgtcccaaattataaccatgacttgtgtccaaacatcacaaaaccaattccaaccgaacatttacgccattttcgtatggctaaaaatttacataccaaatttcaacaaagcataacagcctatacatgcagaaatgtactcctagaccaactacgacgaaaataccaaaagttgttagccggtgtgatgacttcgatgacggtcccgaatacgcaaaaagtcgagtccaagaaacctaaaataggtgacaagcaaacaccgaatgagtatataactcagtaagtcataagcaatgcactaccaaccattaataacattatcgcaagaggaaacaaaatggaacgaggctaattactccattcaaaccgaactataccatagttccttagacctttcgattcaatctcataccaagttacacattcacattccatatattAATCAATAGGATATctgaagcatttttatacaccattttgttttcgttacaatcatacatctacatgacctttcacttattccacgataattcttatgtacgtgacttcaatttaaattgtcacataggttcgaaacttaccaagctcaactccaaatataaacatagcgcctattagccatgaactcaaggtacttacccgatcgctgtccgtgatcgactcaataatgtcacacactcagtgtcaatagtgattcaaaagcatatagtgagtccgcacacttagtgctatataatcaactcgcacacttagtgctatatgatcaaactcgcacacttagtgctgtacaaattttaaacccgcacacttagtgccattctcatgatcacaaatgtttatacccgcacacttagtgccgaaatcaacaactcaatacatctcacctcttttcttttcattcaatactttcatcaccacatacatacatgtatataaatttatcattccttttggcataattacatagacattatgtctatttaaatcaatacaaaatatatgcttagtgacctaccttgtgtggtgtaaaataattccaagtcggctactcgatgaccttcgatttcccttgttggacgctctcctttaggatcttgagcttaaacaaataaattaactcattcaaccgctttgctacacatattgatattcacattttaatgattttatgacatactgaaacggcatggtaaaatttttatcttgctacctcatgctcttagctattcggctcataaccatatgctatagccctactatcaataatccaatcacacatgcatatatatatatatatggcgaatgtacaaagcatagactcatcatcacctatgctcttaatttgatggcgaatatgcatacatgtatatacactattaatcaatcactaacattgcacttcaccttaatagctagcttagcaaccctcgatttaacacatagttgttcataacacaacttaagcatactctccattccatcaattccaaaacttaatgtcttactcaaaaatgctaaaaagaaagtccaagagctatcaatccaccatcacatgtatcattagcaagcttcatatttaacatgcaatgacattaacacaaaatctaccttggccgaatatcatccccatgatataacaaagttttgaaccatggactaattagaactcaagctagcaactaagaacatgcatgaatctcatggcacaacctcaaacataccttaatctagacacaagtatggccaaacctcctcctaatcctcttccaaaccaagcaggaagcaagaaccccttccttcttccttagaatttcagctcaaataaatgaaaaaaggataaacaacaaattttttcttctctttcttcaactcacggcaaagggggacactcaccattctctttttttttgttcctttcattattaaattcccatgctcattattttattttttcttacatacaccattgtcccaacatgttttatgacatgtttttacccataatcccttgtcatggcggccactagctattagggggaaatttgacatgcaagtccccctttgattacatgcactattaggtccttatagattagcctatcacatttcaaaagtgtcacacaagtcctagtaactgaattcacatgcaatcgactaaatcgaagcttgaaattttcacacattcataaatacatattctagacaataaatattacgttcaaacatttcggtgactcggtttagcggtcccgaaaccacttcctgactagggtcaattttgggctgtcacataacatgtcatttaaacattcatggcaacaaatataatttagatacataacaacaataagctaattacacatgtatattattaaaatataccaaattaagcttcaataacacattatttacatatgtacttaccttaatacaaaatgatgaagacgagcttaatcctcgtaatcTTTGTTCTTACCccaatcaagacccgaatcacgtttctcttgattTTTAAGAGGTGTTAATGGATGATATTTTGAGCTCTCAAACCCCCTTGTTTTGAAGATGAAAATCAGTTGatgaagaaaaaataaaaggatgaggcctctttttgttttattttattgacaactagtcaaaattggtgaccaaaacaccacctaattttgactttcccatcaatttgtccccctcatggccggccaccctattctctaagggtctaattgctctttaaggcccccaatttaggttctttagctaattgatactattatctaacaaaataggacttttgcaccttaagcgatttagtcatttttcacaattaggcaagcaatcactaaaattaattcaccaaaattttcatgtgctTATCTATACATGCtacattaatatttaaaataatttcctcgacctcggtttagtggttccaaaatcactattctgactagccccaaaatcgggttgttacaaaaggCCTATAGAGAAATATATAATAAGAAGTCTAGACACATTGGATTAAGACATAGCTATGTCCGACAATTAATCTCCAATGGAGTGATCACTATTAATTAAGTGAGGTCAAGTGAGAACTTAACAAATCCTTTGAAAAAAAGTTTTGCTAGAAATGTAGTCAATAAGGCCTCAAAAGGGTTGGGACTCAAGCCCATTAATTAAAGTCACCCATGATGGAAACCTGACTCGACGCTTGGTATAACGTCAAGTCTTGAATTTAATGAGACAAAGTACATCATTAGTATGTGACTGGTATCACTATAAATAAATGTACCCTAAGATTAAAGTGCTTGGTACCCATAATGATAAGGGAAGGATGATAAAATGTACTCTTAATGGACCcataacataaatatgttagaGTGTTATAATCACGGGAACACTCTTAATGAGATCTACCTATGTGAGTGTGAAGTGTGATCACTTTTAAGAGCTAAAGAGGTTGGCTTTAACAACACTCATGGAAAGAGGACATAGACACATGACCATAATAGTGTCCGTGAATACTATGCATTGACTGATGTTGAAAACATTGTGTGATATGTGTTTAGTTAATCAAATGGAATAATTGGTTTAAAGCTTAGTCTACCATTCAATTTTGATTAACTATAACATGTTTTCACTAAGTGAAGGTTTAATCATAAAACACATTCACTTATGCAAATTTATTTTCAAGAttatcaaaatctaaaatattttggaAATAGGGGGAGATTGTTGGAAcgttttcaaatatttatagtgttccaataactataaatgaaatgatgtaattaatcaaaagatatGTCTTTTGGTTATTGATAAAGAGTAATATaacttgatttttgaaaaaaattataactattcaaataatattaccGAAAAGTTATGTTTATTTTAGAAAAGACATTTATTGAAAGTTGTCCgtatgaaaatatatgaaatttacTATAAATAGGAGTGGGTTTCATTTGGAAAATATAGGAAAAAGTTCTCAAAAGTTCTTTCTATCCCCCGtccatattttattattattaaattattctaTAAAGAATTAGCGCAAAAATTCTTTTTagaaagtaaatttttttttgttataccCTGCTCAGTTCTTAGTGGTTTATTTTTTCAGTACAAAATGTAAATAATCATTGGACTTCATTGTAGTTTCGAGGTTCATTTGCTTGAAATTCATTTGTAGACCGAGTATAAATAGGGGCAAATAGAACCTTAAAAATAGTGGCTTGATACACGTGTTGGAAACTTATCCTATTGCTTTGTTTTTTTGATCGAGTTATTTTTCGTGTTTCGTTTGTGTGTTGAAGATCTTCCCCACCAAAGTTCCGTATTAACAATAGTAACGGCAATTGAATATTGGGTTTTTCTTGTATTATTGGGGTGGCTACTGTTCTCCAATCTAAGCTATGGGCTATTTTTGATGGCTTGACCTTGCCTGGGACCGTCGCTTTGCTGAGATTCGTAGTAGCGAGTGATAATAAAGAAGCTGTCGAGCTGATTAACAAGACAGTTTCACCTTTTTTGCTCTGGTAAGGGAAATACATGATTTGTGTAAGCCACAATGGACTGTTAGTGTGTTCCATGTTCCACGTTAAGCAAACAAAGCGGCAAACATTGTGGATAAGATGACTTTGGGTAGTCGGCCTGAATTGCATTTATTCATGAACCCTGTACCGGAGGTCTTGCACCAGCTTGTGTGTGATGTGCATGGATCCCATAATTTCAATTCCTTCGGTGCTCTCCTTTTGCTACCAAAAAAATTTACAACCAAATTTGAATATCAAATCCAATTTCCTTGTCTCGCTACCATGACCATAGAACTAAATCAAAGAAGTATATAtgaaattagttttttttttttttttttgttaaacgaGGAGAGATCTGGAGTACAGAGATCAACTGTTTCAAAATCTAACAACCAATTAAACATACTTTGTCCAACAACAGTTATTACAATGTAAATGGATATACAACACTATAACAAATATTCAAAATAGATGCATGTAATGCAGCATATAACTGAAAAACATTTTCAGTTTTTGGGGAATTGAAGTTGATATTTGGTATAAGATGTGGAAAGCATGAGCATGTGATGAATGGTTGTTGCCCATGTCTTATAACATAGATAATCATCTACCATGTCTAGCTTAATCGTCCCAAAATTTGTCGTCAACACGATTACATAACATGTATCAGTAGTCTCTTCAGCTTCGGGATCTCTATACAGCTCGGCATGCTGGTCCAGTACAATGCCTGAATTACAGAATCCGGATTTTGATCAAATTGGATGTGCTTTTCATCATTAAACCACCTTTTCGTTAAAAAAATTAACGGAGTACTACATGGAAAGAGAAGAGGAGAATCATGACAATGTGCGACTCACATTCTTTCTTGCTTTTTAACAGGCTGAGCTTTCTTAATTTAAGAATGACCTGAAAAGCATATATCATGAATGAAAAATTGATTAAGGCTTCAGTTGCTAGCTAATACTAATGAAATTATATTGCAGCATTTGATTCCGTGCATGTAACTATTGTTAATTAAATAAGACTTCTGCTTCACTGTATGACCTTTGATTCACCATCAAGTGCAATGGACACTGATCTGACCATGTATTTCCCTGTTAAGAAATAACAGTAACCCGATAAGGAAAAGTAGAATCAAAGTCCAAATAGACCATAAATTGATAACTTGAATATTAGTACGAGTGCTAGGACTCGGATCCCAAATCTTTATCTCTTACtagtttaatcaagttcaaatgTTGTACCTTGATAGTTCTTTTATATCTTTATTTAAGACAAAGACTGCCAAATTTACTAACCATCAGGTGTTTCTACACCTAACTCGGCGCCCTTTGCTAGTATTGACCTGCACTTCTCAAACTCGAACGGAAGATCATTGTTGTCCTCGATTGGAAGGATGGGGGCACCGCCACTGGATCTGTTCTTGCATTCTGTTCTTGCTTTAAGTGTACCAGCTCCTCTTAATGCTACAACAATAATTACAATAAAATTACTACACAAGAATAAGATTTAGAGGATCAGCACAGAATGGCATTGGAAACTGCGTAAGTTGGTCACAGTTTTCGATCGTCTTTGGTCTTTACTACTACTAAAAGTCTTGATCTCTATACAAAATATGGAGCCTAACATACTGAAACCCTGATGAGCTTCTACATTTATACTTACATGCATTAGCTGATGCAGTTAGTGTTAAGATATCACTTGCACTTGTACCACTCATGGCTGAACCTATAACACTGCCAAGCTGCTCCTTCTTAGCCCCCATTGCTTCTGCCACTTTGGCGCATTGTGTGGCAACCAGAGCAGCTGCCGAGGCTATAGCAGCCTCCTTGGTTGGGTTACAATCATTCCTTTTCGAGGTTTCAGCGGCAATCGCAGCCAGTGCTGCTGCTAGCCCTGCCACTGATATTGCTGCGTGCACTTCAGCTCTTTGTAGTCTCTCTTCTTCTTTCCTCTTTGCTTTCATCTCCTTCAACCATTTCTTGATTGAAATACCCTTAAAGGGGACTATCTTCCACGGTATCTAGCATCATAGATGACATTAAGTTGTAAAAACTGATTTCTTTGAATattaatgtttttttttctaattcaAACAAACTTCATATGGTTTAAGATACTAGGTGAACAATATGGTATCGGCACCAACCCATTTCTTTCGAAGACAGCTGTTGTAATTCAGTTCTGGATGCATAGCTTGTTGCATCCATATCCATGACTGaacataaaatagaaaaaattaataaGTTGATTTCcagataaaaagaaaaataaaacaagtaGCGACTTCAACAGTTAACACCAGTAATAGCATTCATGGAATAGTATGATAGATGTTACCTTCACATCATTGGATTTCCATGGTGGCAAAGAAGAGTTGAAATCAGTAGCATCAATCTTTATGCTTTTCTCCATCTTCTGCCACTTACAAGAGCTTTAGTTCAATTTCATTTGCACTGCACAATATGAACACAATATATGCAAATAGAACATCTTATATACGGTACAGTCTGCCACTGCTACTCACCGTGAATGAGATTGGGGAGTCACTTTCAAATTTCTTGGTTGGATTGTCTAAGATGAAAATCGATTGATCATGTAACTCAGGTTGTAGAGCATGAACTGCAAAGTCGCACCATGCACGCGAAAGGAAGTCCATCGTCTCTGGACATGCCTCCGAAGGCGATGGTGTGGAATTGAAATCCATGCTAGTAGGAGGTGATGAAGGAAATATATCGGGAATGGACTTGAGAGAATAATAAAAAAGGTTACCttgattcacatataactaccttAATGTTAAGCATATATATACTAAAACAGCATCACCTTAAGGCTATGATGTGGGTTCACTAAACTTGGTTCATATCCATCCTTGTATCATTACAATTGGTGGGCTTGACCAGTTTcaatatatcaataaacatgaaATCGACCACGcacatgatatacatgttaagACTTAAATTATGAGGACTAGAGTGTGAACGTCTGGATTTTTAAAAGGTTTTTCCGTGTACTTGAAAGATCTTTGGAGGTTATATAGCCAAAGCAACATACTTTTAAGACTGAAACAAATGGAGGCAGGAGGGTTAGGAAGTACAGTTTGTTTCTGTCGTCTCTTGCTGACAGAAAAGcttctgaaaaagaaaaattagacaGATGGGATGTTACAGTTGGAAAGGTTAACTAAATATTCACAAATATGTAAACATTAGAGAGCTGGAAATAAAGGGGGACCTACAAGGAATCATGGGAGATTTTAGAGATAATCCGATTGAGATTGGGTGGGGAGTCCTCAAAAGATTCAATGAGAAAACTACACATGCTAAGCACCGTAGAGGCAATGGATGGACTAGAAGAAAATCATAAAAGAAGGAATCAAAGAGGCCCTCTTTCCTTTTTCATCTTTAAATGAAAATCATGTATTCGAGCTAAGTATGACGAAGTTCTAGATTGATGTGATGAATTAATTGGGTAGAGCTGTCTTGCAAGGGACATAAATTAGCCCCCTAACCAAACAGGTTTAGAAAAGGGAGAAAATGTGAAGCATGCAGTCGGGCCTACATTGAGAAAAAGGAAGTagacatgtatgatgaataatTGAAGTTAACATTGATTAAGAAAAAGTACTAGACAAAGCATCATTGAACTTAATTATTTCTTTGATTAGAATAAAGCTTGCATGTTTTACCTACAATTCTAATGATGTTGGTAAAGATTAaactttttatattaaattgtggCTAGGGCGTTTGTTGGgtagctttttctttttttttttttataaaaaaataaaaaattgtcaAGAGGGGGGGTTACCTTTACTCCATTTCATTGAAGAAAAATAGTTAATTTTGCAGATTTGCTTAAAGGCGCTCTCATTACACTCATGTGTCACGCAAATACTTTAGGAGCTATTTAATGCTTATATTTCAAATGGTCATGTATTGTAGCCAACGGAAACTGATGAGGCTGGCGCCATTGCACCTATCactaccaatttttttttttca contains these protein-coding regions:
- the LOC108459862 gene encoding VAN3-binding protein produces the protein MDFNSTPSPSEACPETMDFLSRAWCDFAVHALQPELHDQSIFILDNPTKKFESDSPISFTKMEKSIKIDATDFNSSLPPWKSNDVKSWIWMQQAMHPELNYNSCLRKKWIPWKIVPFKGISIKKWLKEMKAKRKEEERLQRAEVHAAISVAGLAAALAAIAAETSKRNDCNPTKEAAIASAAALVATQCAKVAEAMGAKKEQLGSVIGSAMSGTSASDILTLTASANASLRGAGTLKARTECKNRSSGGAPILPIEDNNDLPFEFEKCRSILAKGAELGVETPDGKYMVRSVSIALDGESKVILKLRKLSLLKSKKECIVLDQHAELYRDPEAEETTDTCYVIVLTTNFGTIKLDMVDDYLCYKTWATTIHHMLMLSTSYTKYQLQFPKN